A window of the Brachybacterium sacelli genome harbors these coding sequences:
- a CDS encoding helix-turn-helix domain-containing protein, protein MAAASILASSTHTESDVHQLGRVYELLTADEATQPVPRHYLVGGGSDDPVELPEEVYRVLLRVVDAMQKGLSVTISPTSQTLSTQQAADLLDISRPTLIKALDNGKLPFTRSGAHRRLALTDVLDYREQRRRDQYAAIEALSVDVNESDDIDEVLNDLKSARKAVTAARRGR, encoded by the coding sequence ATGGCCGCCGCAAGCATCCTGGCATCGTCCACGCATACCGAGAGCGACGTACACCAGCTGGGTCGCGTCTACGAACTGCTCACCGCGGACGAGGCCACGCAACCCGTCCCCCGCCATTACCTCGTCGGCGGCGGCTCCGACGATCCGGTCGAGCTTCCCGAGGAGGTCTACCGTGTCCTTCTCCGCGTCGTCGACGCAATGCAGAAGGGTCTGTCAGTCACGATCTCGCCGACCTCGCAAACGCTGAGCACTCAACAGGCCGCCGACCTGCTCGACATCAGTCGGCCGACGTTGATCAAGGCGCTCGATAACGGCAAGCTGCCTTTCACGAGATCCGGCGCGCACAGGCGCCTGGCGCTCACCGATGTCCTGGACTATCGCGAGCAGCGACGACGGGACCAGTACGCGGCGATCGAGGCCCTGTCAGTCGATGTCAACGAGTCGGACGACATCGACGAGGTGCTGAACGATCTCAAGTCAGCACGGAAGGCCGTGACCGCCGCGCGTCGAGGTCGCTGA
- a CDS encoding helix-turn-helix domain-containing protein, with translation MSAPHVDADRLEQRAERLVEDRDELMKSLIALRREHDLTQKDVAERMGVSQPTVAAFEHYDSNPTLATIQRYAMAVDAVLHTRVIDDCGNGIPSDWSDPVERSVRLRTPRRSAPRARFSELTYA, from the coding sequence ATGTCAGCACCCCACGTTGATGCGGACCGGCTCGAGCAGCGGGCGGAACGGCTCGTCGAAGATCGCGACGAACTTATGAAGTCTCTGATAGCGCTGCGCCGCGAGCACGACCTCACGCAGAAGGACGTTGCTGAGCGTATGGGCGTCAGTCAGCCCACCGTTGCAGCGTTCGAGCACTATGACTCCAACCCAACCCTGGCCACGATCCAGCGCTACGCCATGGCCGTTGACGCGGTCTTGCACACTCGCGTCATCGACGACTGCGGTAATGGCATCCCGAGTGACTGGTCCGATCCTGTCGAGCGGAGTGTGCGCCTTCGGACCCCGCGACGATCTGCGCCCCGGGCGCGGTTCTCGGAGCTCACTTATGCCTGA
- a CDS encoding DEAD/DEAH box helicase, whose protein sequence is MRFAALVGDRHRPRLEFTVLAGGDLAALLHTVDGIDVDDATGRCSATAPTSRMLEALARAGIVVDSYEFPETLASLQNPLVLDTGDGTARVFPRLAARADIAYELGDDSAFDPDAGAFIAPASAVADWPEHLLPDSLRGRSTASSAKPDVSAPIVGLIEDPQTVTDAVQNLAGSSGTDGHQREIDILTDVVGDVPDWFGMTPYPYQRIGALCVAAGRRLLADVPGLGKSVQAILASVLLGARRWIIVCPPVAQTSWATEVQRCHVPEHLEDAPIVLIRPGRKVPELPATGIVIVTDSLLAAPTRRPLLEDLKTWAADVLIYDEGHRAKNWHSRRAKVMRELAATVTDRMVLTGTPVMSNPADLPSLLAITGQLQPIFGSRTAFMSRYTRTYEIPVGRQTIEKVVPYKRLLPELGRILPEQVWVRRTKDQVLPDLPEKQYSTMIVDVPTTEYRTATRDVQARISAYLRERTRELGEAPSEKEMRAWCSDQMGCVSMLRRAAGLAKIPAAAEYIADWVDSTSSDDGEEVVFERPLIVWGIHQIVMDTLDAHLDQLGVPHAVINGSTSLTQRDRITRDYQDGKIAVILANIVAAGVAITLTRGSDALFVETEWLPDLVSQAVDRQHRIGQKRTVMVTTMVAPGTLDHTIQKVQRSNIDVLDQLVGGTGHHVSVEEDDMTSLAIGDVMWELAEPTWRKFLRSVRWGESHEGGVHDRSSLTRQVRHRCSATSEC, encoded by the coding sequence GTGCGCTTCGCAGCACTGGTCGGCGACCGACATCGGCCTCGACTGGAGTTCACGGTGCTGGCTGGGGGAGACCTCGCCGCGCTCCTGCACACCGTCGATGGCATCGACGTCGACGACGCCACGGGACGATGCAGCGCGACCGCCCCGACGTCTCGGATGCTCGAGGCGCTGGCCCGGGCGGGGATCGTGGTGGATTCGTACGAGTTCCCCGAGACGCTCGCGTCACTTCAGAACCCGCTCGTCCTCGACACCGGCGACGGAACGGCGCGCGTGTTCCCGCGCCTCGCCGCACGGGCCGACATCGCCTACGAGCTCGGCGACGACTCGGCCTTCGACCCCGACGCCGGCGCATTCATCGCACCGGCGTCGGCCGTCGCGGACTGGCCCGAACACCTGCTGCCGGATTCGCTTCGCGGACGCAGCACCGCGAGTAGCGCGAAGCCCGACGTCTCTGCTCCAATCGTCGGTCTGATCGAGGACCCACAGACCGTCACCGATGCGGTGCAGAACCTCGCCGGGTCGTCCGGAACAGACGGACACCAGAGAGAGATCGACATTCTCACGGATGTCGTCGGCGATGTGCCCGACTGGTTTGGCATGACCCCCTACCCCTACCAGCGCATCGGTGCCCTGTGCGTCGCTGCCGGCCGCCGACTCCTCGCCGACGTCCCGGGCCTCGGCAAGTCCGTCCAAGCCATCCTCGCCAGCGTTCTCCTCGGCGCAAGGCGGTGGATCATCGTGTGCCCACCGGTCGCGCAAACGAGCTGGGCCACCGAGGTCCAGCGCTGCCACGTCCCCGAACACCTAGAGGACGCCCCGATCGTGCTGATCCGGCCGGGCCGCAAGGTGCCCGAGCTCCCGGCCACCGGGATCGTCATCGTCACCGACTCCCTGCTCGCCGCCCCCACCCGGCGACCCCTGCTCGAGGACCTGAAGACCTGGGCCGCGGACGTGCTGATCTACGACGAAGGCCATCGGGCGAAGAACTGGCACTCTCGCCGGGCGAAAGTGATGCGTGAGCTTGCCGCCACCGTCACGGACCGCATGGTGCTGACCGGCACCCCGGTGATGTCGAACCCCGCCGACCTGCCGTCGCTGCTGGCGATCACCGGACAGCTGCAGCCCATCTTCGGCTCCCGCACCGCCTTCATGTCCCGCTACACCCGCACTTACGAGATCCCTGTCGGGCGGCAGACCATCGAGAAGGTCGTTCCGTACAAGCGCCTGCTTCCGGAGCTTGGACGGATCCTGCCCGAGCAGGTGTGGGTGCGTCGGACGAAAGATCAGGTGCTGCCGGACCTGCCGGAGAAGCAGTACTCGACCATGATCGTCGACGTCCCCACCACCGAATACCGCACCGCTACCCGCGACGTCCAGGCGAGAATCTCGGCTTATCTGCGCGAACGCACACGAGAGCTAGGAGAGGCACCATCGGAGAAAGAGATGCGTGCCTGGTGCTCGGACCAGATGGGCTGCGTGTCGATGCTGCGCCGCGCCGCCGGGCTCGCGAAAATCCCCGCCGCCGCCGAGTACATCGCCGACTGGGTTGATTCCACTAGCTCCGACGACGGTGAGGAGGTGGTGTTCGAGCGGCCGCTGATCGTGTGGGGGATCCACCAGATCGTCATGGACACCCTCGATGCGCACCTCGACCAGCTCGGCGTCCCGCACGCGGTCATCAACGGCAGCACCTCACTCACGCAGCGCGACCGCATCACCCGCGACTACCAGGACGGCAAGATCGCCGTGATCCTCGCGAACATCGTCGCCGCCGGCGTCGCCATCACCCTCACCCGCGGCTCCGACGCCCTCTTCGTCGAAACCGAATGGCTGCCCGACCTCGTCTCCCAAGCCGTGGACCGCCAGCACCGCATCGGTCAGAAACGCACCGTCATGGTCACGACCATGGTCGCCCCCGGCACACTGGATCACACCATCCAGAAAGTGCAACGCTCCAACATCGACGTGCTCGACCAGCTCGTCGGCGGCACCGGACACCACGTCTCAGTCGAGGAGGATGACATGACCTCCCTCGCCATCGGGGATGTCATGTGGGAGCTCGCCGAGCCAACGTGGCGGAAGTTCCTCCGGTCCGTCAGATGGGGAGAATCGCACGAAGGGGGAGTGCACGACCGAAGCTCACTCACCCGGCAGGTGCGGCATCGGTGCTCAGCCACTTCCGAGTGCTGA